A region of the Melitaea cinxia chromosome 1, ilMelCinx1.1, whole genome shotgun sequence genome:
taaaagttaatttaataattattataatatgtaattcgtgCGAAAGTGGCCTTTCAAACTGTCTTCctgttattattagttttaaggatttttaataaaatgtgttgatgaatattattaagactattttattttacaaaaaaatattaatattaaattaattcaattaaattacaatacaacGCCTTTGaacattccttttttttgttattattatttttattattattactattttttctcacttgtttctttttcttttatgttacttgtattgtttttggttgtacaataaagtatatttgtattgtattgtattgtacaaACTCAAATCATATTGCTCCCAACAGTGTTGTATTTCAGTGATGAGGAAGGTCGCTAGGGCTGCTagggctcctggggggggggggggggggagtagGGATGGCAAACTATAACTAGATATATCTGTATAGACTACGTATTCGTTTGCCTACCGCACGCTTTgtcaaataaaacttctttacgcacgcttgacttcggtagtaagctggtgaatgcgtgacgaaatcattacgaaaaatgtgatcgggcgaggcgaacggaagccgagagggagatataacttagtgaagatagaaagttttactttagtcgtgtgttctaaagcacattcgtttttttttttaactataaattataataagtctgttaataagaaaataataaaaaaaaaacaaacttgtaataattattaagcaATAAAGTggcataaataaaacattaatctACACTTTCTTAACGTTTATAATATAAGACATATTATTATTGATCAGGTAGTATTATAAGCATTTGGTACGACTGACTCTGCCATAGTATTCACTTGACATCCTCGGCGTTCTAGTCTTGTTCGGAGAGTCGAAATCAACTTTATACAAACCGAAACATTCTctgaaaatgaataaaaacaaaaaacaatatttagacgatgaaataataattgttatcaaaaattaccCAAAAAGTAGTCATTATATTTAGatcaaattttgattaaaataagaatcatcaaaatcgttacaaccagtaaaacgttatgaggtataataaaacgtacgtcgacgaaaaaatagtcaagtaaatacgcattattagataatataacCCGAAAAGTGCCaatcagatcttgattaaatttaaatgggattttttttctttcgattaaaaaaagaatcatcgaagttcgccaagtaaaaagttctgagccaacatacataaaaaatacagttgaacgAAGAACCtccatttttggaagtcagttaagaaaattagttacattaaaaatcatgataagttcatcactcatcatcatcaccacttcagcctatcgcagtccactgctggtataggcctccacaagctcgcaacaaaaatgtcgtgaactcatgtgctttgccccatagtcaccacactgggcagggttggtgactgcagggctctgtcgcacctaagacgctactGCCCATCTTCAGCCTGATATGATGGTAACaaggtaaaaaacaaaaactcacGAGAAACCGCGTAGCCATTCGTAGTTGTCCATCAAACTCCAGTACGTGTAACCGTACACATTGCAGTTATCCTTAGTGATAGCCGCGTGCACATATTTCAAATAATCTCTGATGTAATTAGTACGTCCTTTGTCCCGTAAACCTCTTTCAAGTGACACGCCATTTTCAGTGATTATTATCCGAGGGTTGTTATATGCCCGTTTTATCCAGTTCAATGACAATCTGATGCCCCATGGAACAACCTGTAGGATCGTTTTCAAATATTGCAGTATAGGCATACTAAACtagataaaattacaaaaaatggaCATTAGGTTATTTGTTATTCAGATGACGATGGAAAGATTCAAGTACGATTTCGACTAATCTTCAATCTCGAgcgtaaaaaaactaaaaccacTCTTAAAGCAATAGAACAGAAATAAGGGTTTGATATAATTTATGGGGAATAGTGTTTGTAATAATTGGagtttttgttgattttcccagttttataatttaaaaagcttGTGCAAAATAGGATAACCCTCAAAAACTATAGTTCAATAATTATGTTCCCCGACCTAggattcaaataataattatattgcttGTATTTCTAAGCACTTAACCTTCAACCAAGTTGAATTAGTCTTCGGCCAACTTGACTTCTGCGATACTAAGCCACCCATATCAGCATAGTAAGACGGCTTAGAAGAGATCTTTTTTTTGCTCTTGGTGATCAGGTACGTCGTATAATGATTTAAGCCGAAGAAGTCGGCTGAGCCGCGAATCATTTCTATTTCTTCTGCAGTAAAGTGTGGAAGACGAGAGCGGCTGAAACCTTGTATTCTTGATATTGTATCGATTCTTTTTCTCATTACTAATGGGTAATCCCCGGGTTTAGAAAATATAGCATGTGCGAACCAACcaatctgaaataaataaattataaaaattcaaattatactttAATGAAGTGTGTATTTAGGTTGAAGTAAGTTTTATCGTGATTTCTTATTTGTTATGTCCTTTTGGTTCTTAAGTGAaggtatctatacaaataaataaaattggagtgtctgtttgtaacattaaaataactgcttactaaatgcatatgtaagTGTACACGATACGTacaccaaaatgacattttttataatttttgtctgtctgtctgtctgtttattctggctatctttgaaacggctggaccaattttgacgagactttcactggcaggctgatgaagtaaggagtaacttaggctacttttatgttaaaaatttatttattgtataactttgcgggctgaacaataactattttgttaaatttcacgcggacgaagtcgtgagCACAActagtttaatatattatagtcGTCACCAATAGAGTCAGAAGTAAGAAGTCTTTAAAGAGAATTTTAAAccgtttttgttgtttttattgatGAAATGAGACATTTTAACATCTTTGCTTTAAACGACTAACTGAAGGTAGCAGCCCGACTTGGTagtacctcggccttacagaagataataatactgctttcaagcagtgttgtgtgttTTATAGAACGTATGTTTGTATGATCATGTGCTACTTACAGAGAATTGTCTAGCCGTTTCAGCAGCTATTATATCATCTGCCAAAAGACTGGAGGGTGCACGCCACGAAAAATCTAGTGTTATTCCAATGCTCGCTGTTaaggaaaattttataataaaatatttcgcatattaactaatatattaaattctcgtgtcgcggtgtttgtagttaaactcctccgaaacggcttgaccgattctcaagaaattttgtgtgcatatcgggtaggtctgagaatcgaacaacatctatttttcatatccccaACTTATAatggttaagagggttaataaaatatgaaattttgtgtgcatatcgggtaggtctgggaatcggccaacatctattttcgagggggggggggggatcgagaaggttaataaaatatatggcaaaacaacgtttgcggggtcagctagtatatctatctataatctataatatatataaaagcaaaaggtcactcatcacgaaatctccgacaCTATAGCACCTAcgaatttgaaatttggcaggtaggttccttatagggcgtaaacatccgctgagaacggattttacgaaactcgacccctaagggggtgaaacgggggttggaagtttgtatgtaaaatcctatgttttttaagtaagatacttgaaatttaaaatgtatggtctatagatggtgagaaaatgtccaaataatgtatctttagaaaccatctcccttttggggttaaaacgggggatggtaggttgactcactcatcacaaaatcttcgaaactacgGTCTagttttggcgtgttggcatgttgtttgctaacacgccaatacaccaatgcgccaacacgccaacacgccaatgtgccaatacgccaacacgccaatacgccaatgcgccaacacgccaatgtgccaatacgccaacacgccaatgcgccaacatgctaatgtgccaatacgccaacacgctaacacgccaatacgcaacacgccaatacaccaatgcgtcaacacgccaatgtgccaatacgccaacatgccaacacgccaataggccaacacgccaatgcgccaacacgccaatgtgccaatacgccaacacgctaacacgcaaatacgccaacacgccaatgcgccaacacgccaatgtgccaatacgccaacacgctaacagtccaacacgccaacacgccaatacgccaactcgccaacacgccaatgcgccaacacgccaacacgccaatgtgccaatacgccaacacgccaatacgccaacacgccaatacgccaatatgccaacacgccaacacgccaatgcgccaacactccaacacgccaacatgccaatgcgccaacacgccaacacgccaatatgccaatgcgccaacacgccaacacgccaatgtgccaatacgccaatgcgccaactcgccaacacgccaatgtgccaatacgccaacacgccaatgcgccaacacgacaggaagccaacaaaaataacaaacctgtttaataacgaaccgttatttatgatattatatctgtccaggtccggaagaagccacttcgccatctaaggacatcaTGGCAGGACAGGAAATTGACTTACCCTTTTTGCGCTTGATAAAGCTCCAAAAAACTTTAGGGTTTGAAGACAAAGTTGTTTCCaggctattcaaatacaatttacagtttagattatgaagcttcgcgcaacgctccctgagcaacataaaagtaattaaatcacgaggtttgccatttttacgatatttaaatttttcattgatgactTTTATCAGTGCTGCAGAAAACCATAGCGGATATTTACTAGACCGTGTTTTGGATTTGGGCACATGTTTAGCAATGATAATTCTCAGAACAGCAATCATAACTCGACAATTTCTTCTCCCAAGAATATTACTGAGGgcacttgtaattttgtcatagtCAGCTTTGTTCTACAAACCTAACCCCAATACAAGATTCGAGCTTTTCCTGAAAGTTAATATTAACGGAAAACTCAATAGAAGGGTGTAATGGTTCTATCCCGGAAAGAGGGTCCTTGCTTTCGCTCAATTGGGAGATAACCAGAGAGCTAATTACTAGGTCTAAaacgcgatttttattatttttacaacagtTATACTGTGCaagagcatttaatgacattaaataagttatcatgttattcaacaaattattcgTTGTTATCGGAGTCAGTGCAGGGCCAGTCGTCTAGTTCCAACACAGACCACCCAAGTTAAAATCCCCAAGAACGATTATGTTAAAGGAGCtaagtttatcaattatatgatttgtatttaaaatgaagtgttCCAAGATATGTTTCTGTACCGGTGGGGGAATATAAACGGTGCAAATGTACAGATAATCAGTTTGACCATTGGTATTTAGCAGTTCAAGTTTAACCCATAAATCCTCACAGTAcgatatacaatttatgtggagtaattgtgagatttttcccaaataggaaggcaaacattttaacctaagtgtattaatataatatatgatatgatatttgagagccaattcattgacgaaagcaatctataaaatattacgctacaacgattaataaaataaaaatattccaaaatcgaaaaaatgtatctcttttcgtagcataacagatgagataatataaaaaaaaattatcccaactgttatgataaaaataagacatgataaatatttataatattttatatacaactaggtcgccaaacaagagtacggctcacctgatggtaagcgattaccagaagcattgcaagcgtgttgctgacCTTACCCcgaatctcccccaggagctctggtcaccttactcaccacagaaacacaacaatcatttaaaacgaaaaaggtccaatgaaaataaaaaaaatacatttaagttgttacatagcgagcaatgaacactttgtgaatgtcataaacaaaaaaaaaactgtataattattattttatttatttattgacaattgacttatctcatatataaaattctcgtgtcgcggtgtttgtagttaaactcctccgaaacggcttgaccgattctcatgaaattttgtgtgcatattgggtaggtctgagaatcgaacaacatctatttttcacaccactaagttaaaagggggggggattaaggggattaataaaatatatggcaaaacaacgtttgcggggtcagctagtatatatatatatatatatatatatatatatatatatatatatatatatatatatatatatatatatatatatatattaacttagGTAAGGACTAACTGAAGGTAGCAGCCCGAgtggggtacctcgaccttacaaaaaattacagctaaataatactgctttcaagcagtgttgtgttcctgttagtaaggtgatcagagctgccgaaaggaattggggatagggtcggcaatgcacttgcgatgcttctgttgttgcagacgCTAATCACAtgctatcaggtgagccgtacgcttgtttcctTCTAGCTATAAAGATGGGAAAATGGGGGCTAAACATATTTTAGCTACAAAGATGGGAtaggatataatttttatttatacaaaaaaaagttcttaCTCATGAGTTTCGCTTTGAATTCCCTCTCATACATTCGATACACCATTCCGTGTGCGCGAAGGACGTTGTGTGCACAGAGATAATCCGCGAAGCCGCTGGCTTCGATAGTTTCAGGCGCTTCACGCCCTCCGTACCCTTCTTGACAGAATGATAATGGTTCATTGAATGTCACCCAAGCACCGACTTTTGAACcgtaattttgaaataacacCTAAAAGAAGTGATATTTACGAAAATATCTGTCAAAGTATTTTATTCTCCTACTGCAGCGAAGCCTAAAGGGAAACTTATGTAATATGATaggcttattaaaaaaaaaaagattttgtgtTCTCTTGCATTGCAGTAACTCTTCACTCTTTCGTACAAGAAAATTCATTCAGATTTTCTTCCAGCATTAAGCCATTTACTCTAAATATTTTGGAACTTTAACGACTATCGccgtaaaacaaatattaatggCCTACGTTGTTTCTGTTTCTTTTAACCTTTACAGAGTTTCAGATTGAAATTTCGATTGTAACATGCCTTTAGATTTTCTTAGTCATTTCTAGCGAGATCGTCGcactacaaaacaaaaaattacttcaaataaTAGCATAGAATCACATACTCTAGCGTAATCCACGAAGTAGTCTGCTATCATAGGATTTGTCCAGCCACCGAAGTCTTGGAGGTACTGTGGTAGGTCCCAGTGGTACATGGTCACCATTGGTTGAATGTTGTTGCGGTTTAGCTCGTCTATTAGCTCGTGGTAGTACCTAATACCATCCTCGTTTACGTTACTGTAAAACAAAACATGATATTTTCTTAGATTTATTTTGATTCAGTGCGTTTACACGAATGGTTCGTACtagctgttattatttttaagcttatcaggtttattaaaatatttttgaagtaaaacttgggtatctttaaatcaagagtgaataggcatcttctaggcaagcgcgcaccaccttaggctgcatcttcacttgccatcaggtgagacgcacgcttgactcggagagtaagctggtgaatgcgtgatgtgagtgttacgaaaagtgtggtgagagcacacttttttttatttagttacgtgtcgtatatctaagacacagtgcaggccaattaactaaagaagttttacttcagtcgtgtggtctaaaggatACTCGTTTTGTTCagacacaataataaaaatttaataaccgCGCATATTTAAGTATACCTAtggtttgtattaaaaattggaGAGAAATTTGAACAGTTTGGATAACTCCTAAATGTATGAGATTCATGCTAATTGAAAAGTATAAacagtaaattataataatatgcttGCTTTTAGAATTTATCGAAGTCCAGGAAATCATTTATAtctatttgttaaattaattttgttatgataatatttgatactagcctgaaaaaaaaacccgattttgaaacattcttcattagtgctccgcGTCTATTGattttagcgtgatgatatatagcctttctcgataaatgggctatctgaCACAATgacaatttttcaaatcgaaccagtagttcctgagattagcgcgttcaaacaaacaaacaaactattcagctttataatattagtatagacgacatatattttaaagttcttTTAACTGAAGATGTGGCAAaacatttgtaacattaaaGATTTGTCTATTTAATGATAGCCCATACTTGGCCAGACCATTCGGGAGAATCCTCGACCAGGCTATGGAGAAGCGATAGAACTGTATTCCCAATTTGACCAAAAGTTGCACATCCTTCTTGAAGAGATGGTAAGAGTCAGCTGCGACGTCTGGATTCTTGCGATCGACTATTCTTTCTGGATGATCGTGGGTCAAGCTATCCCATATACTCGGGCctttacctattttatttaaaaacagattaataaataacaatatattgaaATGCATTCTACAACAAGCGATGAAGTAAATGAAAATACTTTAAAGTTTCCAACCCTTCTAGGTGGAGAAAGAGGACTATGTTACAGGTTCAGTTGTAATCGTGAAAGATAGTAAAATGAAACAACATAGcttatgataaaaatttcatgaCACTTGTCTTGGAAGACTTTGtggtttcatattttattttaactgtagTATCTGATTTCAAATATCCATATAGGCCCTATCCGCTTTAATCACTTTCGCACACTCTAATGATTGCATTCTCCGTGTAGGACAaggtttggagcttaatccaccacgctgatccactgTGGGTTGGTGGGTGTGTTCCttcctatgagtaacgatcactattaggtatttattataacaatataaaaacaattttactattaacttttaacagaacgaagtctgtccgggcagctaattcaaaatgaaattcatataattttttacgcgaatttatgaatatattatatttaactttgTTGTCAATGAACTCGCCACTCTCATTTATCAAATGGACAATATCCAGAGTCTTGCACTAGAATTTTATCAAATTGTAGATTGTAGTGACTGAATTGTTTACATTGTTTGTTTTAGAACATaaagcaattatttttataacaatgttactcattctgaaaaaaaatatattttttttttatgtcactaggtcggcaaacaagcgtaggtacggctcaactgatggtaagcgattaccgtagtttataaacgcctgcaacaccagaagcatcgcaagcgcgttaccgacccaatccccaatccccccaggagctctggtcaccttactcaccaacaggaacacaatactgcttgtaaacagtattattttgctgtgatcttctgtaaggtcgaggtactaccccagtcgggctgctccatattttgagcaggaaattcctgctgttccctacctcagttgagtattatatatgttgaaatttgtattttgttttgtgtgagagaaaataaaataaatatttatttattattattatatgcacatatatatatataattttaagagcTTTGTGATAGATTCATATCCGTCGTACAATTTtccatacatatttttttacaaaaaaatgctTAACCTTGTACCTGATACATTCCAAGCTCCTTCAATTTGATAAGCGGCAGTTGCTACGCCGAACAGAAAATTATGtggaaaacatattttttcttcatCTACACCATCTACATCAGCTCTGAAAAGATGTACATATATAACAATGTAATTgatagttatatttattcaataaaattgcTTGTGACTTTAATGTTTAAAGAGGATTGATTAAGTGTCCTCAAAACATGGTTATACTTAAAACTCATCAATGATATTCAGTTTAGAATCTATGTGCTATCTTTGgtgctgcgtggctacggcaccaaataatatatccacccctctcttcccgtgggtgtcgtaagaggcgactaagggataacacggtttcactaccaccttggaacttaagaagccgaccgatggcgggataaccatctaaccgctggctttaaaatacacaggccgaagacgggcagcagcgtcttcggtgcgacaaagccacccctgcggtcaccaacccgcctgcccaacgtggtgactaagggcaacacacatgagttcaagcatttttggcgcgaacttgtagaggcctatgtccagcagtggactgcaataggctgaaataatgatgatggtgatgattaGAATCTATGGCTGTTTAAATAACTTAAACCTcctataaagttatttttctttttaatattaaataactgtTGCAATACTTATTAAACGAAGTgagttgttataaaaaaaaatatctacagttttagtttacaataaaataaaaaatgaaattttaatttgttttattcatCAAAACAGTGGTAAAAATTACgtaattaaaaagttacacACTGACTTTAGACAGAATGTGATGTACTAGGACACAATAACAACATAGGAAGTACACTCACACGAGAGCCGCGAACAATGTGATAAAAACTTTCCAAGATTGCATGTCAACAAGCTGGCGGGTCGGGTGAGACTGATCGCTCGTTGACGTTGTGTGTAttgtatacaaatacaaaataattaattatacattcaTAGCGTCAATGACTGACCAAATAATTGACCTCTCGTATTCCACTAgactttgtttttttaatgtatattatttacctcaaaactttttactggattgACCGagttcgatgattttttttaatcgaacggtggtgtcatgtgatcccatcaagatctgattagcacttttcgagttatatctaataatgcgtatatgtatacttgtctattttttaaccgacttccaaaaaaggaggaggttctcaattcgactgtatttttttttttttttttttatgtatgttacatcagaactttttaccgggtagactgatttcgacaaattttgttttaatcgaaaggtggtgtgtgccaattggtcccatttaaatttatttgagatctaacaactacttttcgagttatatctaataatgcgtttttagttgacgcttttttcgtcgacctacgttgtattataccacataactttctactggatgtaccgattttgataattctttttttgttggaaaggagatatcccaaatttagtaccatgataagaaaaccaggatctgatgatgggatcccagagaaatctagggaaacttgaaaatccgcaataactttttactgggtgtaccgattttgataatttttaatttaatcaaaaggtgatgtatatcatgtggttacatataaattttatcgagatctgataactactttttgagtaatctttgataacgcgtagttgcttgactattttttcgtcgatctacgttgtattacttgtcgatgtaatcgaagtcggttttttttttcgtttgcgagcaaacacaattattcgtcgATTTACTTTGTATTATCTTTATAACTTTACTGgttatatcgattttgatgattctcgtttcaatcaaaagctgatgtttgtctagttgatttattttattattaaatctggtcgatatctgatgactacttatttgagtaatattttataacgcgtttttacttgacagttttttcgtttacctacattgtattactcgtcgaagtaactgaagtcggttttttttcgtttgcaagaaaACAATTATGTCATATCATTAAGTTTGGAAGTCTTGTTATTAACAGAGgcgctatttttaattattttaaaccatAATATGACATAATTCTAAACCACTATaattttcttgcatattttatgttacatgtgttgtttctggttgtacaataaagtatatttgtattgtattgtattgtattgtattgtattgtattgtattgtataatagTTAAGTTTAGTACGGTTTTAGTAAAAGGAAAAGAATAATCGGAATGTTTTATcaagaacaaaattaattattagaaaatacaGCGCTAACTGTACACTTTCAATTTTTgcacaatataaaatttattttaaaacttgtatGTAGTAATAACTTGTTTATATTAGACCTAACTACCTTAcctattgtataaaattttagacATAGTTTAGGTGggatacatacaaaaaaaaaaactcgtatatttgtaaaaaataattatttatttcaataaaatcacTGGTAAAAATAAGGAGTTAAAGCTACGTTTTCTTTGGAAATATATATAGTCGTTTGCCCCCTAAAACTCCCAATACGGTAAGCATTTCCTTCGAGTGATTCTAGAATAGTATTCACTTGATATTCTTGCCTTTCTAGTCTTGTTCGCAGAGTTGAAATCAACTTGGTATAAGCCGTAACGTTCTCTGTAGATTGTAtgcagaaataaatattagtatactagctgacccggcgaacttcgtatcgcctaacacaaactttatcgtatggtattaaagttcaaattgacttttaagtattatcataaatcttttgtatgggagtatagaaaagtgttgtttttagactttttcaggaaatttaatttttttttttttgaatttttctctccgtaagaaccatcctcgtacttcaaggaatattttaaaaaaagaattagcgaaatcggtccaacctttctcgagttttgcgcttagcaacacattcagcgactcatttttatattatagatgaaaCGATGTTCTTTTTTAATGGTTGCTGTTACgaatatttaaatagtattattttaatgtgacaccgcgttggcgcaatggtcacagcactggtttgtggctgttgcgctggcggttgcaagttcgatccccgcacgtgagaaaatttttattgaccatacatgtttgctgtggtccaggtgtttgtgcagtccttgttggtct
Encoded here:
- the LOC123670432 gene encoding myrosinase 1-like, with amino-acid sequence MQSWKVFITLFAALVADVDGVDEEKICFPHNFLFGVATAAYQIEGAWNVSGKGPSIWDSLTHDHPERIVDRKNPDVAADSYHLFKKDVQLLVKLGIQFYRFSIAWSRILPNGLANNVNEDGIRYYHELIDELNRNNIQPMVTMYHWDLPQYLQDFGGWTNPMIADYFVDYARVLFQNYGSKVGAWVTFNEPLSFCQEGYGGREAPETIEASGFADYLCAHNVLRAHGMVYRMYEREFKAKLMTSIGITLDFSWRAPSSLLADDIIAAETARQFSIGWFAHAIFSKPGDYPLVMRKRIDTISRIQGFSRSRLPHFTAEEIEMIRGSADFFGLNHYTTYLITKSKKKISSKPSYYADMGGLVSQKSSWPKTNSTWLKVVPWGIRLSLNWIKRAYNNPRIIITENGVSLERGLRDKGRTNYIRDYLKYVHAAITKDNCNVYGYTYWSLMDNYEWLRGFSECFGLYKVDFDSPNKTRTPRMSSEYYGRVSRTKCL